A region of the Halalkalicoccus tibetensis genome:
TACGTTCCGGGTGACAATGGGCTCGTCATGGAGAAGAGCGGTAGCGGCAATAATGCAGTCTTCACGGTCGATTTCTTGGCCGGATGTGATGAGTTCGCCTGAGAGTTTCCCGGCCTTTCGCATCACCTTCGCATCGTCTGGGATGGCGTGGCGGGAGTCGAGGACAGCGAGTATCTTCTGGCGGCGCTCTTGGGGGCATTCAACTGCGGTAGGGCCTCGTATAGTTCGAGTACGGTGATGCTGGCAAGGCGTTCTGGCCGCTGTCTCCCAGCGGATTCTCTGGGCTGTCGTTCGACCCGGCAACGTACCCGTCCAGCGAGGTCGATTGTTTTCTTGCTCATCCTCAGTAGCCTCTAACGTCGAGACCATCGACCCGCGCGAATTCGTCGACGTTCCGGGTAAGAACCCGCGGATCCGGACTGCCAACCGCAGTCCCTGCGATGAGAACGTCGCGAGCACCGATGCGTTGACCCTGATCAAGCAAGTCATGCTGGATCGCGATCGCGCGTCGAGCGACCGTCTCCGTAACCGGGAGCACAACAAGCTCATCGACACGCTCGTCGAACTCCGCGCGGTATTGTGCGCTCTCCCCGCGAAGACCGACACTGACCTCGAAAACAGTGAGTGCCGAGAGAGCAACCGGTGTCTCAGAATCGCGGAGCTCGACTAATCGTTCGATCGCCTCACTATCATCACGCAGAACGTCATGAACAAAGGTCGAATCGAGGATCATCGAGCGCTTACGCCTCGTCGATCCCGCTCATCATCTGTTGATCGAACT
Encoded here:
- a CDS encoding PIN domain-containing protein, translated to MILDSTFVHDVLRDDSEAIERLVELRDSETPVALSALTVFEVSVGLRGESAQYRAEFDERVDELVVLPVTETVARRAIAIQHDLLDQGQRIGARDVLIAGTAVGSPDPRVLTRNVDEFARVDGLDVRGY